One part of the Sorangiineae bacterium MSr11954 genome encodes these proteins:
- a CDS encoding ABC transporter permease, which yields MKIALVRIVLVVAWLASWELAATYWIDPFFYSKPSLVAARLVEWFAQGTSQGSIGVQIAVTLEEAVVGFVLGSLAGVVLGILLGRSPLLAEICAPFIKAANAVPRIVLASLFVIWFGLIGPASKIATAFVLVFFAVFFNAFQGAREVDRNLVNNARILGASPLQILLTIVVPSATSWILASLHSAFGFALIGAVVGEVVGADKGLGLLINRAQGNFDSAGIYAGMIVITVLALVAESLLTALEKRLLKWRPPATNTDKPV from the coding sequence GTGAAAATTGCATTGGTCCGCATCGTGCTGGTCGTCGCATGGCTTGCGAGCTGGGAGCTCGCGGCGACCTATTGGATCGACCCCTTTTTCTATTCGAAGCCGAGCCTGGTCGCCGCGCGCCTCGTCGAGTGGTTCGCGCAAGGAACCAGCCAAGGCTCGATTGGCGTGCAAATCGCCGTCACCCTCGAGGAGGCCGTGGTTGGATTCGTCCTGGGCTCCCTCGCAGGCGTGGTGCTCGGCATTCTGCTGGGCCGAAGCCCGCTGCTGGCCGAAATTTGTGCCCCCTTCATCAAGGCGGCCAACGCGGTTCCGCGCATCGTGCTGGCGTCGCTGTTCGTGATTTGGTTCGGCCTCATCGGCCCGGCGTCGAAGATCGCTACCGCCTTCGTGCTGGTGTTCTTTGCCGTATTTTTCAATGCCTTCCAAGGCGCCCGCGAGGTCGACCGCAACCTGGTGAACAACGCACGCATCCTCGGCGCCAGCCCCCTTCAAATCCTGCTCACCATCGTGGTCCCCAGCGCCACCTCGTGGATCCTCGCGTCCTTGCACTCGGCCTTCGGCTTCGCCTTGATCGGCGCGGTGGTCGGCGAAGTCGTCGGCGCCGACAAAGGCCTCGGCTTGTTGATCAACCGCGCCCAAGGCAACTTCGATTCGGCGGGCATCTATGCGGGGATGATCGTCATCACCGTGCTCGCGCTCGTAGCCGAATCGCTGCTCACGGCCCTCGAAAAGCGCCTCTTGAAATGGCGCCCTCCGGCGACCAACACCGATAAACCGGTTTGA
- a CDS encoding metal-dependent hydrolase codes for MITVRDIKFNLTDETSPHWCNDYEFSVLANAIFILLPWLEPYFIHNVREAAKTIDGAQLNDDAKAFIGQEVRHAQQHRRYNQILARRYPELPAREERIRLRLDASRRKDPLSTRLAYTAGFEALTFHFLAYLFSRPERWFAGADPNVLAMFAWHAAEEIEHKTVAFDVLQRVDEGYVTRVRGFASAVSETLSDIFSLAWYMMKVDERTDRHSVRRMGKLLLTWSREFPPTMRPYLGRGYRPEHHPDPPSLIRWVAQHRAGMDLRTLSASALNAMARLEGPPGRAGSAHVAN; via the coding sequence CAAATTCAACCTCACGGACGAGACATCGCCGCATTGGTGCAACGATTACGAGTTCAGCGTATTGGCCAATGCCATTTTCATCTTGCTGCCGTGGCTGGAGCCCTATTTCATCCACAACGTCCGCGAGGCGGCGAAGACGATCGACGGCGCCCAGCTGAACGACGACGCCAAGGCCTTCATCGGCCAGGAGGTGCGGCACGCGCAGCAGCACCGCCGCTACAATCAAATCCTGGCCCGGCGCTACCCCGAGCTGCCCGCGCGCGAGGAGCGCATCCGCCTGCGCCTCGACGCGAGCCGGCGCAAGGACCCACTCTCCACCCGCCTCGCCTACACGGCTGGCTTCGAGGCGCTCACCTTTCACTTCTTGGCCTACTTGTTCTCCCGACCCGAGCGCTGGTTCGCGGGCGCCGATCCCAATGTGCTCGCCATGTTCGCGTGGCATGCGGCCGAAGAAATCGAGCACAAAACCGTGGCCTTCGATGTGCTCCAACGGGTGGACGAGGGCTACGTCACGCGGGTGCGCGGCTTTGCCTCGGCGGTCTCCGAGACCCTCTCGGACATCTTCAGCCTGGCCTGGTACATGATGAAGGTCGACGAGCGAACCGATCGCCACAGCGTGCGCCGCATGGGCAAGCTCCTGCTCACGTGGTCGCGTGAATTTCCGCCCACGATGCGGCCGTATTTGGGGCGCGGCTATCGCCCGGAGCACCACCCCGATCCGCCGTCGCTCATCCGCTGGGTCGCTCAGCATCGGGCGGGCATGGACCTTCGCACCTTGTCCGCGAGCGCGCTCAACGCGATGGCGCGGCTCGAAGGACCGCCTGGCCGTGCGGGCTCCGCACACGTCGCCAACTAG
- a CDS encoding ABC transporter ATP-binding protein: MAHPSEPLRDSGAPGSPLIELRGATKRFRHGSGGIHTAVRDLTLTVACGEFVAVVGPTGCGKSTTLSLVSGLERASEGETRVRGALVDGIPDGVGYVFQTDAVLPWRTVLDNVAIGLRYRGTTKAAARERARVWLDKVGLSGFDDYYPHQLSGGMRKRVALAQTLVNEPSILLMDEPFSALDVQTRALMHDELLRLWSGSGAAVIFVTHDLEEAIVLADRVIVMTAGPATVKGSFPVPLHRPRRVEEIRLTPSFLDIYREIWKSLRDEVDEARTRAARGAP, from the coding sequence ATGGCCCATCCTTCCGAACCTCTTCGCGATTCCGGAGCACCTGGGTCGCCGCTCATCGAGCTCCGGGGCGCGACCAAGCGGTTTCGACATGGCTCGGGGGGCATTCACACCGCCGTTCGCGATCTCACGTTGACGGTGGCGTGCGGCGAGTTCGTCGCCGTCGTCGGGCCCACCGGGTGCGGCAAATCGACGACCCTCTCGCTCGTGTCCGGCTTGGAGCGCGCCTCGGAGGGCGAGACCCGGGTGCGCGGCGCGTTGGTCGATGGGATCCCCGACGGCGTGGGCTACGTATTTCAAACGGACGCCGTACTTCCATGGCGAACGGTCCTCGACAATGTCGCCATCGGCCTGCGTTACCGCGGTACGACCAAAGCGGCAGCCCGCGAGCGGGCGCGTGTCTGGCTCGACAAAGTCGGTTTGAGCGGATTCGACGATTACTATCCGCATCAGCTCTCGGGGGGCATGCGCAAGCGGGTAGCTTTGGCGCAAACGCTCGTCAACGAGCCATCCATATTGCTGATGGACGAGCCGTTCAGCGCCCTCGACGTCCAAACGCGCGCGCTCATGCACGACGAGCTCTTACGCTTATGGTCCGGCTCCGGCGCCGCCGTCATCTTCGTGACCCACGATCTGGAGGAGGCCATCGTGCTCGCCGATCGGGTCATCGTGATGACCGCCGGCCCTGCCACCGTCAAAGGCTCCTTCCCCGTCCCCCTCCACCGCCCACGCCGCGTGGAAGAAATCCGGCTCACGCCTTCATTTTTGGACATCTACCGCGAAATCTGGAAATCACTCCGCGACGAAGTCGACGAGGCACGCACGCGCGCGGCACGGGGTGCACCGTGA